A region from the Aegilops tauschii subsp. strangulata cultivar AL8/78 chromosome 5, Aet v6.0, whole genome shotgun sequence genome encodes:
- the LOC109763153 gene encoding wall-associated receptor kinase 3 has protein sequence MCAGLQKPSTPLKQTLAGFQPMAHHTTFIFSAAAALLLILPPLSAGAAAAPAPVIGMPGCETRCGDMIVPYPFGMGSSYCYLPGFNLTCDWLSDPPRLLLGDGTLQVAEDIGYPSDATLAVVYAGNIQTDGNGHGRLGGGLGDGGPYALPPAGNQLVLVGCNVRATLRSGNLTLSSCSSFCHDGRTSYMKSGKSSLLCSGMGCCQAPIVVNREVGAGGKLVPITSYDVELESFGRNRSDGRRWPARVFVAKKGWFTTWSASKQLSSDLRAAVDMEVPFWLNWEVVDGDATGDTDQLQRSKECPRDAAGGICKSNHTRCTRGDRGGYLCFCKQGYQGNAYITNGCQDIDECKHAEFQINRCYGQCTNTDGAFQCRCPQGTHGDPYMPGGCFSLLTDSCSRLCGNVSVPYPFGIGSHKCYLPGFNLTCDTSYNAARLMLGTLQVVDISLHNSTVRVINNNRVHGIYGGVASVNVIDFGISHADSVPYSLSTRNELIVIGCGVQAGLSSAGNNRAILSSCSSFCSSNKSRAYDARSSPNIDDNGEYCYGNGCCQARITMSRDGMPSEFWIDWMDSNSVWDEALPHSYALIAEGGWFNKHWVYSQLSRSLSTKYLAPRLEVQIVLDWEILQLQPINSHAPANVSWHHQYAMCPGICRSKNSLCKPRIRGYSCHCSDGYDGNPYTVDGCKGSRRKQFKGTSAVVGAVVAAAGVVLLFLLGLLIMKKLKYERAKMLKRKFFQQNHGQLLQQFVSQSAGIAERMIMTLEELEKATHCFDNDLIVGGGGHGIVYKGILSNQHIVAIKKPKNVVRMEINEFINEVAILSQINHRNVVKLYGCCLETEVPMLVYEFISNGTLYEHLHVEGPKSLSWENRLRIAIEAAKSLAYLHSAASTPIIHRDVKSANILLDDTLTAKVADFGASKCIPMDISGVTTRAQGTRGYWDPMYFYTGRLTEKSDVYSFGVVLVELLTRKKPFSYLSSNDESLVAHFVTLFEGAALFQILDPQVMEEGGKEVEKVASIAVACVKLTREDRPTMRQVELTLEGTRVSREDTSDNASPSTKVESNTGGSTRRHSMELEFRLSAEHPR, from the exons ATGTGTGCAGGTCTGCAAAAGCCGTCTACACCACTCAAACAGACGCTAGCTGGCTTTCAACCGATGGCACACCACACGACATTCATATTCTCGGCGGCAGCGGCGCTGCTCCTGATCCTGCCGCCGCTGTCTGCCGGAGCAGCAGCTGCACCGGCGCCGGTGATAGGGATGCCGGGCTGCGAGACCAGGTGCGGAGACATGATCGTGCCGTATCCGTTCGGCATGGGCTCGTCTTACTGCTACCTGCCGGGCTTCAACCTCACTTGCGACTGGTTAAGTGACCCACCGCGGCTCCTCCTCGGCGACGGCACGCTCCAGGTCGCCGAAGACATCGGTTACCCGAGCGATGCCACGCTAGCCGTCGTCTACGCCGGCAACATCCAGACCGACGGCAACGGACATGGCAGGCTCGGCGGTGGCCTCGGCGATGGTGGGCCCTACGCTCTGCCGCCGGCCGGGAACCAGCTCGTCCTCGTGGGCTGCAACGTGCGGGCCACGTTGAGGAGCGGCAATCTTACCCTGAGCAGCTGCTCCTCCTTCTGCCACGACGGGCGCACGTCCTACATGAAGTCTGGTAAGAGCAGCCTGCTCTGCTCCGGCATGGGCTGCTGCCAGGCGCCCATCGTCGTCAACCGCGAGGTGGGCGCCGGAGGAAAGCTCGTCCCCATCACGTCCTACGACGTGGAGCTCGAGTCCTTTGGGCGGAACCGCAGCGACGGCCGGCGGTGGCCAGCACGCGTCTTCGTCGCCAAGAAAGGCTGGTTCACGACATGGAGCGCCTCTAAACAACTGTCGTCGGACCTGCGAGCCGCCGTGGACATGGAAGTTCCCTTTTGGCTCAACTGGGAGGTCGTCGATGGCGACGCGACGGGCGACACGGATCAGCTGCAGAGGTCGAAGGAGTGTCCTAGAGACGCGGCAGGCGGAATCTGCAAGAGCAACCACACGCGCTGCACTAGAGGTGACAGAGGCGGCTACTTGTGCTTCTGCAAGCAAGGTTACCAGGGCAATGCCTACATCACCAACGGATGCCAAG ACATCGACGAGTGCAAGCATGCAGAATTCCAAATCAATAGGTGCTATGGTCAATGTACCAACACGGATGGTGCATTTCAGTGTCGGTGTCCACAAGGAACCCATGGTGACCCCTACATGCCCGGTGGTTGCTTTAGTCTCCTCACAG ATAGCTGTAGCAGGTTATGTGGCAACGTGAGTGTGCCATACCCATTCGGCATTGGCTCGCACAAGTGCTATCTGCCAGGGTTCAACCTCACCTGTGACACAAGCTACAACGCCGCACGGCTGATGCTCGGCACTCTTCAAGTTGTTGACATCTCCCTCCACAACAGTACCGTGCGAGTCATCAACAACAACCGAGTGCATGGCATCTATGGTGGGGTAGCCAGTGTTAATGTTATCGATTTTGGGATTAGCCATGCAGACAGTGTGCCCTACTCGTTATCAACTCGCAATGAGCTTATCGTCATTGGTTGCGGGGTGCAGGCAGGGTTGTCCAGTGCTGGCAATAACCGGGCCATCCTTAGTAGTTGCTCCTCCTTCTGCTCCTCAAACAAGAGTAGAGCCTATGATGCAAGGTCATCTCCCAATATCGATGACAACGGTGAGTACTGCTACGGCAATGGATGCTGCCAGGCCCGGATCACCATGTCTAGGGACGGCATGCCTAGTGAATTCTGGATTGATTGGATGGACTCCAATAGTGTATGGGATGAGGCATTGCCACATTCATACGCACTCATTGCAGAGGGAGGGTGGTTCAACAAGCATTGGGTATACTCCCAGCTGTCACGGTCACTGTCAACAAAATATCTCGCTCCTAGGTTGGAGGTTCAAATTGTTCTAGACTGGGAAATATTGCAGTTGCAACCTATTAACTCACATGCGCCAGCCAATGTGAGTTGGCATCACCAGTATGCCATGTGTCCCGGCATCTGTAGGAGCAAGAATAGCCTATGCAAACCAAGGATCAGAGGTTATTCATGCCATTGTAGTGACGGTTACGACGGCAACCCTTACACCGTGGATGGATGCAAAG GCAGCCGCCGCAAACAGTTTAAAG GTACGAGCGCCGTTGTAGGAGCTGTTGTTGCTGCAGCTGGAGTCGTACTTCTGTTTTTGCTTGGGTTGTTGATTATGAAGAAACTAAAATACGAGAGGGCTAAAATGTTAAAGCGCAAGTTCTTCCAACAAAATCACGGACAATTATTGCAACAGTTTGTATCCCAAAGTGCTGGTATTGCAGAAAGGATGATCATGACCTTGGAAGAGCTAGAGAAGGCAACACATTGTTTTGATAATGATCTCATCGTTGGAGGTGGGGGACATGGTATtgtttacaaagggattttatcgAACCAACATATTGTAGCCATCAAGAAACCCAAAAACGTGGTGCGGATGGAGATCAATGAGTTTATCAATGAGGTAGCTATCCTATCACAAATCAACCATAGAAATGTTGTTAAACTATATGGTTGTTGCCTTGAAACTGAAGTCCCAATGTTAGTCTATGAGTTCATATCTAATGGAACCCTTTACGAGCATCTTCATGTAGAAGGACCAAAATCATTGTCTTGGGAGAACAGGTTGCGGATAGCCATTGAGGCAGCAAAATCCCTAGCATATCTTCACTCGGCTGCTTCAACCCCTATAATCCATAGGGATGTCAAGAGTGCTAACATATTGTTGGATGATACTCTGACGGCAAAGGTAGCAGATTTTGGAGCTTCAAAGTGCATTCCGATGGATATATCTGGGGTTACCACAAGGGCGCAAGGTACGAGAGGATATTGGGATCCTATGTACTTTTACACAGGCCGATTAACTGAGAAAAGTGATGTTTACAGCTTTGGAGTCGTCCTTGTGGAACTGTTAACCAGGAAGAAACCATTTTCATATTTGTCCTCAAATGACGAGAGCCTGGTTGCACATTTTGTTACCTTGTTTGAAGGAGCGGCACTATTCCAGATCTTAGATCCGCAAGTTATGGAGGAAGGTGGCAAAGAGGTCGAAAAAGTTGCTAGTATCGCGGTTGCATGTGTAAAGTTAACTAGAGAGGATCGTCCGACTATGAGGCAAGTGGAGTTAACACTAGAAGGCACACGTGTGTCTAGGGAGGACACTTCAGATAATGCATCTCCATCCACAAAAGTTGAAAGCAACACTGGGGGATCGACCAGACGACACAGCATGGAACTTGAGTTCAGATTATCTGCAGAGCACCCTCGATAG